GCAGTTGGCGCAGCAGTTGGCACACTGTCACTGAAGATTCTTTCGGTGAAGAGGGGCGGTGCAGATTGTACGGGCCGCCGAGGTCGTGCTCTCTAGCAAAGTGACCGACCGTTCCATCCCTAGATCCATGGCCGGCCTCACATTCCGGGCCCTGGCCTGATAGATCCACGGTGACCCATCGTCGTGCATGTACGTACTTCACCGAAGACCGCCCTACCTTCCCGGACAATAAACATTCGATATATTCCGGCCTTCACTGCAACACCTGGCGATACGGCTTCGACGACTTCCCCGGCCGGAGCGGTAGCTCCAAGACGCCCAAGGACTATTTTACCCAGTATCTCCATTGCGATGTCATCTTAATCGTGGGATACTAGGATAGATATAGGGTTTGGCGGCGATCTGGGTTGTATGCTGAACGTGCAAGGAGGCTgagattaataaatacttaacTTAGTTTAGTTCCGGTACGTTAATACACTCACGCTTATGAAAGAGAACTCGGAGGCGTTTCCGAAGCTATTTAAGAATCTCTCTGACTAGAGCCTTATAGCAGAGCTATTCTATAGATACCTTAGGCGAGGAGCGctctttaataatagtaatattaaagaagtcTGGCGGTCTAAGAGGAATAAGGGTTCcgaatagtattaatataaagtgTAGTTAACTATACAGAAGAAgttaattagtatatattaattaattatattatactataaatctGAAGGCGATCCGAGTAATTCTCTACTCATGGCGCAGAACATCAAAGATACTGCATGCGCGTCTCTAAACACACGGGGCGGTCTATGACTCCCTGGGATCGCGGTGccttttatatacttttcgATCCCGAAGTTGACGCATCTCCAAATAAGCTGGAAATGTTGGTCGAATGCCCCTCAAGCTCACACTCGCACCTGAGATAGTGGATGCAACAAACTCAGAGACAGGCTCGATCATGCTTCAAGGATAGACGACATGGCTTATTGCCGCATGAGGGTTTGGTTTATGGAAGTAAGATTACTATCAATGGCAGGCAGCTGATCGTCCTACTCCAAGTTACTTTGTGCGATAGTAAGTGGGGAGATCGCAGCTTTTCTTGGAGGAGATTTGACAGTAACGAGTCCATCCTCAATGTGTTTGAGGAATTCGTGGCCTTGCAGATGATTCCTCCGTTTCGACGGGAAGCTGTTTAAGGTGAAGTTGGGCAGGTGGCTTGGTTGAATCAGCTATCGCTATATGCATTCGAGCAGAGACGCGTGCGCTACAGCTAGATTGTCGTTCCTAAATTCAGAACGACGATTATCATTGAAAGTGTTCAACTGGGACTAATAGTGCATGCCAAATGCTGACCTACTAACTCGTATGTAAAATCGCAATTCTCAATACTTTGTTGGTTATCTTCGGATAGTAAGGTAGAGAGAATAGCCCTTGCAACCGCGCAGGCATGAGATCGAGTGCTTAGTTCAAAACAACCATATCCATACCGATTTCCAGTCCTGGCATACATTTCAAACCCTCGAAACCTCAGCCCTCCCTCCCACACCCACGTAAGCACCCCTCCCATCCTAAAAAGTATACCTAAACCCAACTAAGTCCTCAATCGGCCTTCCACCAACGTCAGCTCGTTCATTCGCCCGATGAAACTTCCAAAGCAGGACTCCCACAAGACCAATAATGCCTGCGTTTGTAGCCATGGTTGTGAGCAGGCCTGGTCTGTAGTTTGGTGCATCCTGTGCGCGGAAGACCGTTGTTCCTATTAGGCCGCCGATGCTGCCTCCGCCAATGAGGGTCGCGGAGGTTAGGGCGCGTTTCCACTGGCCGCGGATATTGTTGCTGTGTGGATTTTAGCGGGATGTTCTATTATGAAATGCGGAGGGGACAGGCTCGTTGATATGTAAGTACCTTTGCCAGGAGATTAGAGCCGGGCAGTTAGAGTTGCCTACCGTACAGTACGGCGcgattatttagataatcAAGCTAAGATTTAGGGGGGAAAATAGAGGAAGGAAAGTTCAAACTCACCTGCAATCGTCGCCAGAAAAACCCCAAAATACCTCGGTGCCGGGTTTTCCAGATACCCCAAAAGCCCCAACCCAAGCAAGCCCATGGCCGCATTCACTGCAACAATCGGGCCGCGAATACGCCACTTATCTATCAATTGACTAGACGCCGTTTCTCTAGGCGTTTCCGAACTTTTACCGATTGGGCTGATACCAGCCTGTCATTGAAAGGCTGGGCGTCTTTATTTTTCCGGTGGAATAATGGCAAGAAAATATCCATGTTCCCACCGGAGACAAACCATCGGGGGGTTTAGTAAATAGAGGAAGGCTGGGGTTTGGAGGTTGGTGGCCTCCGGTGGATGCGCCGATAGTGCGTCTCCGAAATGACCTGGCTGACCACAAGAGAGCGAAAAAAGACCAATGGATATTTCGTACAAGCGAAATTGACGTTTATTATGTTTTATAAGATGCCGACGGGCTACATCGGCGACTACAACAGGTCCCTGTTGTCGGACATAATTGACCATGTCGGATATCGAGAAGACGCTCTCTAACCTGTCTCTACAAGAAAAGATTCGTCTTTTGTCAGGTATGTCATCCCCGTATACTAGGAAAGCGCAATATATTACACCTGGGCCTATGGAAACTTGAATCGAAGTTGGTTGGCTGATCTCTACGCACCAATAGGCTTCGACTTCTGGCATACGGCTGCTCTCCCTCACCATCAAATCCCAAAAATCCGCTTCTCAGACGGCCGAAATGGCATTCAGGGGACGAGGTTCTTCGCCGGCGTTCCACAGCCTGTATCCCCTGTGGCACGGCATTAGGAGCCACCTGGGACAAGAACCTGCTATATCAAGCGGGCGAGCTCTTGGGAAAGGAGTGCATTGCCAAAGGGGCGCATGCGTGGCTCGGTCCGACAATCAATATCCAAAGGTCTCCCCTGGGCGGCAGAGGCTTGAATCGTACTCGGAAGACCCATATCTATCAGGTATTCTTGCTTCACATGCGATCCAGAGCTATTAATCAACGGGTATCCAGGCCGTCGTAAAGCATTTCGTGCGCAATGATCAAGAACACGAAAGGAGAGCGGTAGACACGCTGGTCACGCCTCGAGCTCTGCGTGAGATATATGCAAGGCCCTTCCAGATTGCTGCCCGTGACGCGAAACCGGCCGGCGGGTCTGATGACGGCTTACAATAAGGTCAATGGATGTCATGTCTCGGAAAGTCGCGAACTTCTTCAAAAGTTGGTTCGAAATGAATGGGGATGGGATCCCTTGATTATTAGCGACTGGTACGAGCTTGTCTCTGTTTTGCGCTCagagttttttttttccccccgAGAAACTTACACGTCTATACATACCAGGTTCGGCACTTATTCCTCCGGAAAGGCTATCGCTGCCGGCCTGGACTTGGAAATGCCACGCGCTACTCGGTACAGGGGAAAGCTTGTAGAGTTCGCTGTTGGTTCACGTCTCATCAGCGAGTCCACGATCGACCAACGTGTCCGTCGCGTCCTCAAGTTTATTCAAGATGCAAGTTCTGTCGATGTTGCCAGTGAGGAGGGCTCGCGGGACTGTCCGGAGGACCGCAGGCTCATTCGCCAGCTTGCCGCCAATGGAGTTGTTCTTTTGAAAAATGACAGCAGCATTCTGCCCTTAGAGCTGAAGCGTGGCGCTAGAATTGCCGTTGTTAGCTATCCTGCAAAGTATACCCCGATCAATGGCGGGGGGGGTGCCTCGCTTGACCCCTACTACGGCATCAGTATCCTGGATGCAATCAGCGAGGTGGTCAGAGACGATGATGTATCAGTCCTATGGGAAATGGGAGTCTTTGCGCAGAAAATGCTCCCGGTTATCGATTCCCTGAGTAGCTCTCCGGACAACGTTGATTCCGGTGGTGTCATCCGGGTTCGACTTCAGCATTACCCTAACAGATGCGGACTCGAGCGCGGGGAGTTCCACGGTCGACACCTCTAGCCAACCGGCTAGCCCCCAAGAATCGTCTACGGCGACCACTGCAACGAGTACGACCTCAGCAGAGACCCCGACAAGCACCGTCTCGGGAAACGGGCTTTGTGGGGCGAGTAATTCGGGATGGACTTGTTTGGGCTCTCAGTTTGGGGATTGTTGTAGCAAATACGGTTACTGTGGTAGTTCATCGGACTACTGTTCAAGCGCGAACTGCGATGCTACTTACGGCTCATGTTCTTGATTTCAGGGGCTGCCTCTGGAATTAGATAGCGTTGTGTCGATGTGCATTtttccctgttcctggcgatGTACTGACTCGTTCAAGCAGAGTGTATGTTGAATTGCAATCAATCACCAAGCCTAGCTCTATAGCAGGAACTATGATACCTCTAGATTCCTCTCGTAGTCTTCCGCAGCGTCCATAATCCTCAGCGGACCTCCCTCATCCGCAAGAATTCGCTCCAAAGCATACCCAATCGCCAGACCGTTACCTTGATCCTCAGCTTCTCGAAACCCTGGCACATATCGATCAAGTTGGCGATATAgctcctctttcttctgtTCATGCCCGTTCTCCCCGTCATACGTCCCCACAATATACACCTCCGTGAACGGACGTCGCATATCTACCCTGTCGGTTCTTTAGCCGAGCACTGTACCGTGCGATGAACAAAAACTCAAATTAGATGAAGTACTCACGGCTGATCCTCCAGAACCACATCCGGATCCTCAtgctcctcgtcgtcgcccatCTGATCCAGTACGTTCCTCAGCGGGTCCATATTTGAATACACCTCGAGAAACAAGTAAGCCAAGTCCTCAATAAGCATTTGACTCCGGTAAGCTCGCTCCGGGGGGCCATTTGTGGCGAACTCTACCCAAAGCGCCAGTCCGGTATCAAGAGTGCGGTCGTCGATTATCAGCTTTGGAGCGTCATCGGTGAATAGCGCTATCCCGTCCTGCGCCATGTGCATATCCAGGAAGTTGGGTCTCGCAACGCTTTGGCGGAACTTGAACCTGCTGACAATATCCTGATCTCCTTGGTTGGTGTTACCGTTTGCTTCGAAGGGTAATAACATCGACATATCTTGTGTTAGATGCGACTGGCTTCCGTCCCAGCTGAATAATGCAACGATGCACTTTGCGAGTAGAGCTTGTTTCTCGGGGGTCCAGGCGGTGATACAGATGTAGACATCGTTGAGTTTATAATCCAGATGTCCGACAAGACAGGCGTCCTGATTTTAGCGTCAGCAAGTATCCCCGGTTCTGAGGGAtgatgcttttttttttttttttttttttttcatacATTTTCTGTGTCCTCAAAGCCAGGCTCATCCTCTGGCGCTTGACATCCATAGCGCTATCTGAGTGTAAGCTTGAGGTCAAGACTTGTTTTCGCCCTTGTTCATAAACTCAAAACGTCAATGTAGTGAGTGTAACGCTTACGTACATCACGCAATTGCTGGTCAGCGGTTGCCCATCGTTCGACCAGAGCTCGTCTCTGTTGATCCGCAGCGACGCCCTGAGTCTCAGTCCACTGCTCACGGACAAAATGCCTCCAAGCGCGAGTGGCGGCTTCAACATCGTCCACAGGTTGTTCGTGGCGGCGAATGTAGGAGGGGATACCTCCAGGCCATTGGTTGTACCACTTTAATAGTGGCATGCTGGATCTTTAGATAGTACTTGGAAGGAAGTACGGAGGACAACGGAGGACTAGGGATGGGGCGTATTTATGTAACGGAGTTCAGGACCAGGTGGGTCTCCTTCCGTGGACCTTTCCATGCATAGATGTTTGGATCGTAGCCCAAGTAGTTCTCTCGATTGTTCGTCTTCTGGCACATGTTCCTGAATAATTCCCGCACTCAGCCTCTGCAGGTTTAGAGATAAAATACtgtaaatattttttttttattacgCCATGTAgattattactatattagAAAGGGATTGACATTTTTAGCGTTTTCCAGGTTTTTTGGCTTTTTAGGGTTAGGTAATCCTAACCCATGGGTGGTGCAGGCCTCAGGCAACCAACGCCAGAACCCGGTAAAATAGGATACCTGAGGCAAAAAGCCCACCCTCACAGGTTAGTTAACTAGCCTTCCCTGGCACAGGACTGGATATGTTGCTCTAACAAGGTGAAATACTCTGTAGGAAATCCAAAGAAACGGTATGGCAAAGAGCCACAATTATTGGCTAGGTAGAACCGCGATCAGTAGCATCTCAGAGGAACCATGTCCTTAGTCCTACATCACTACGTACCAGTTGATCCCTTGTCATCGGGAGGTGGCGGTGCTTACTATCCAGCCAGCACTTGCTGGCCTCTGGTACCTCGTCTTGGTGGATACAGATTCCGCAGGGTACATAGCCGGATGGGGAAAGGCAGGCTGAGGACAGCTAGACTCCAATAACTGGCCAGTGGTAGGGCATTCCATTGGCTTCCCGCTCTGGAGATTGCAAGGACCGGACGGGTCTCGCGGCCTTCGTTGTAATTAGTGTCAATGGCTTTGAACCATTTGGTTAAATGGTGGCTAACCTGGGTGGTAAGTATATTGGTGCGAACGTCACGAGCTTGCCTACCAAAACACCATCTTTTGAAGGTGTTTGAGTAGCAAAACGCCAAAACATTCCACTCTATCGCCAACACTCTTTTCCGCCGGTCttggggagttggagctGATGGGGGGCAATCAATGTCTGCGAGCCTGTTGCTTCTCGCTTACTATCATGAGATGGCGATACTGCTGGAAATACTATCCTGTAGCTCGGACCTTGCAAGCCCTGTCTGCAATGTGCCCACAATCCCCTAATCCCTTAATCTCTTGTCCCCTTCTATTTTCAAGGTTGTCAattattcttcttcacaGCGCCGAGGCCAGGTGACAGTGTGATGGCAGATGATAATCTCTTGGTGGCATTACAGGGCTTACTTTAGGACAGCAGCTTTTAAACAAGAGCATATCGATCACAATAAATGATGATTATGGACACCAGTGCGTAACAAAACACCTGGCCAGTGCCTGTAAGCTACAGCTGACATCAAATCAGTTTCGACCCCCACCGGGAAATACAACGCCAGCTCCCTAATCAACCAGCCCCAATGCTACTGCTACCATCATAATTCAACCCTCGTGAACCAAAACGCCCCTATACCTCATTTTTCCCTGTCGCAGtgcctccatcgcctcctctATTCCGCTTCTAGTCAAAGGAAAGGTCATCACAATAGGTTTGACAAGTTGGCGGGCAGCAAAGTGCAGCATTTCCTGTTGGCTTCCCCGGGCTGCAGGCAGGCTACCTTGGATCCGCAGAGCTTTCATGACTAGTGGTAGATACGGAAACTTCATCTCGCCCATGTCAACTGTAAGAGCATAGATTGTACCCCCCGGAGCCATAATCTGGAAGATTGCTTCCCAGTTGGGTTGCTGCCCGGAGGTAACAAGCAGATGATCCAAGGGTGCCATCTCAGGAGGGTCTGTCAAGGAAACATGGAATTCACTGGCTCCAAGACTCATTGCCTCTGCGCGCTTAGACTCCGTGCTCGAAAGCACTACAGCCTCACAGCCCATCTTTGATGCGAACTGGATGGCCAGATGGCCGAGTCCGCCAATACCGATAACCCCAACACGCTCAGTTGGCCGGACGTTGAATTTATGTAGCGGCGAGAATACTGCACTCCCAGCACACATCAATGGAGCCGCTTCGGCATTCGACAGTTCATCAGGAATCTTGTAAAGGAAGTCCTCGCGCCATATCGCCGCATGAGCAAAGGAGCCTTCATCCAGGTGAGTTTCACCGTAGATCTCGCGCTGGTTGCAATATAGCTCTTCCCCGCGCAGGCAGTACTTGCATTTGCGGCAGCTGCCATGCCCATAGCCCCAGCCGACGCGGTCGCCACTGTATTTCAACGGAGTGTGCGTTAGCGCTAGAGCCcaagtatataagatataagaTTGAGAGTCAGAGAACGTTAGGGGAGTTCATTCACGGCAAAGTTGATTAGGTAGCACGACCTACATCTTGAGTGAGGTGACTTTTGGGCCGATGGCATCCACTGTTCCGGCACCCTCGTGCCCGAGGACAATATTTGCATTTTTATAGTGCTCGTCGGTGCCACAGAGGCCAGAATGAGTGATGCGTACGAGCACTTCATTCTCTGTAGCCCCAGGGCGCCGGGTGCGGCCTTCAACAATCTTCCCGCTCTCCGAGCCTTGGAAAACAGTAAACTCAATCATTGCAGATAGAAATCGCGGTGAAAAGTGGATAAGGGAACACGGTAAGACGGAGAAGTAATGTACAAAGAATGTTTTGGAAATGGCCCCAAGGACGTCAAACTTATGCCTTGGaggtgttgctgttgttaTGGCCAATCATATGCAGCTATTCAGTTTGCGCGCAGAACTGGCCAATAGGAGAAGGCACAACAACAAGCTCCCGCCTGGGCGCCACCCGAGACTATGATGGAATTGGCCAATCCGAATCCCCGGGAAGCAAGATCGGCGCCACGTGAATGTCATGGCTTGCTAGCAACGGAATATGGTTGGCCAGTTTCGTCGCAAAGCTCTCGAGGGCTCTCGCCGGGTCTTATGTATAAGAAGATCGACCAGCTGCGACCTCGTCCTGGATGTTTGATATCCAACATCTATTCTCTAATCCTTACTCTTGAATtcacaacaacaactacCCCTCAAaaccaacaccatggccactTTGCAGGACAAAAACAAAGCAGTTGTCCAGAAGTACTTCGAGGAATACTGGGGCAAGGGCAATGTCAATGTCGTAGACGAAGTTTGTGCAGACGAATTTGTCATTGACTATCCCATGCATGGTCCCCGTCGGggcaaagaagcagccaagAAAATGCTCCTCGAGTTTCGAGAGGTATGAAGTACAAGGAGAATTTTGTCAACTCAGTCTAAcatacttattatatatctacagGCGTTCCCAAATATCTCCTTTCACGCATACAAGTTCCCCCTCATCGCCGAAGGGGACTACGTGGTTGGACGCTGGATTGGTGGAGGCAACCACACCGGTGTTGCCTTTGATGACCTTGCGGTGGGCAAACTCGACAGGGCCAATACCGGCAAGGAGGTTTACTTCTCGGGAACTACCATCTTCACTCTGAAAAACGGCAAAATTGTTGACGAGATTGGTGAGGAGCAAGCCTTGACTGCTCTGCAGCAGTTGGGATTGATTGCTCCTCCCAACCCAGGAAAGGAAGTCAAGTATGACGCGGACGGAAACCACGCTTGAAGAGGGTGATCAGACTGGCGTTATTGTTTTTATTAGATGAAGCTGAGCACATCACAGCGACCTATGAGTCAAAAGTCAAGTTGACCCCGTCATTATTGCTCTCTTAAATCAGACCAACGACGTAGCCATTGACAGAGTCTGCTTCCTTGCTGTCCAGCACTTCATTTAATCAAACTCAGACGACGGGAGCTTATTATACAGGCAGTCAATGGTTCAGTAGTAAGGCTAACTAGTATATGGTACCGCTCGGTTCGTCCATATATTATACTCTGGGTTCTATATTTTCCAATCCGTCCCGTCAGAGTGTAGAGTGCCAGGCCCTGAAGATTGGGCGGATCATAGTGGGTAAGCAGGAGTAAATGCACCAAATAATAGATAGGCTTATAGGTGTGGTAACTGCATCTTATCGGCGGGTGGGTGGCTTCTGTACGTGGACTGATAGTGGTGAGGATCCAACCACCGACTGTTTTTATATGTTGACCGCACTCCGAGGGGTTTGCTTGCGCTATATATGACCAAAGCGGATAAAGCATATATCCACAAAGAAGTTGCTTATCAAGACTATAAGCTGCAGAACTCCCTATACGGACTATGGGTGATCTGTACAAGTGCCGGAGTTGAATGGTGTGCTGAAA
This region of Aspergillus puulaauensis MK2 DNA, chromosome 5, nearly complete sequence genomic DNA includes:
- a CDS encoding NAD(P)-dependent alcohol dehydrogenase (COG:Q;~EggNog:ENOG410PMH2;~InterPro:IPR013154,IPR013149,IPR002328,IPR036291, IPR011032,IPR020843;~PFAM:PF00107,PF08240;~go_function: GO:0008270 - zinc ion binding [Evidence IEA];~go_function: GO:0016491 - oxidoreductase activity [Evidence IEA];~go_process: GO:0055114 - oxidation-reduction process [Evidence IEA]) — protein: MIEFTVFQGSESGKIVEGRTRRPGATENEVLVRITHSGLCGTDEHYKNANIVLGHEGAGTVDAIGPKVTSLKIGDRVGWGYGHGSCRKCKYCLRGEELYCNQREIYGETHLDEGSFAHAAIWREDFLYKIPDELSNAEAAPLMCAGSAVFSPLHKFNVRPTERVGVIGIGGLGHLAIQFASKMGCEAVVLSSTESKRAEAMSLGASEFHVSLTDPPEMAPLDHLLVTSGQQPNWEAIFQIMAPGGTIYALTVDMGEMKFPYLPLVMKALRIQGSLPAARGSQQEMLHFAARQLVKPIVMTFPLTRSGIEEAMEALRQGKMRYRGVLVHEG
- a CDS encoding uncharacterized protein (COG:G;~EggNog:ENOG410PW29;~InterPro:IPR017853,IPR036881,IPR002772,IPR036962, IPR001764;~go_function: GO:0004553 - hydrolase activity, hydrolyzing O-glycosyl compounds [Evidence IEA];~go_process: GO:0005975 - carbohydrate metabolic process [Evidence IEA]); the encoded protein is MTAYNKVNGCHVSESRELLQKLVRNEWGWDPLIISDWFGTYSSGKAIAAGLDLEMPRATRYRGKLVEFAVGSRLISESTIDQRVRRVLKFIQDASSVDVASEEGSRDCPEDRRLIRQLAANGVVLLKNDSSILPLELKRGARIAVVSYPAKYTPINGGGGASLDPYYGISILDAISEVVRDDDVSVLWEMGVFAQKMLPVIDSLSSSPDNVDSGGVIRVRLQHYPNRCGLERGEFHGRHL
- a CDS encoding ester cyclase (COG:S;~EggNog:ENOG410Q9T2;~InterPro:IPR009959,IPR032710;~PFAM:PF12680,PF07366;~go_process: GO:0030638 - polyketide metabolic process [Evidence IEA]); its protein translation is MATLQDKNKAVVQKYFEEYWGKGNVNVVDEVCADEFVIDYPMHGPRRGKEAAKKMLLEFREAFPNISFHAYKFPLIAEGDYVVGRWIGGGNHTGVAFDDLAVGKLDRANTGKEVYFSGTTIFTLKNGKIVDEIGEEQALTALQQLGLIAPPNPGKEVKYDADGNHA
- a CDS encoding uncharacterized protein (COG:G;~EggNog:ENOG410PFI5;~InterPro:IPR017853,IPR036962;~go_function: GO:0004553 - hydrolase activity, hydrolyzing O-glycosyl compounds [Evidence IEA];~go_process: GO:0005975 - carbohydrate metabolic process [Evidence IEA]), which produces MSDIEKTLSNLSLQEKIRLLSGFDFWHTAALPHHQIPKIRFSDGRNGIQGTRFFAGVPQPVSPVARH